The Bos javanicus breed banteng chromosome 11, ARS-OSU_banteng_1.0, whole genome shotgun sequence genome includes a window with the following:
- the LOC133256573 gene encoding olfactory receptor 1L3-like codes for MGMSNLTRLPEFILLGLSSHPEDQKPLFALFLIMYLVTLMGNLLIILAIRSDPQLQNPMYFFLSILSFADICYTTVIIPKMLVNFLSEKKTISYAECLVQMYFFLVFGNMDSYLLAAMAIDRYVAICNPLHYVTVMNHGHCMLLLAFSTAFSCLHSLLHVLLVNRLTFCASNVIHHFFCDVNPVLKLACSSTSVNEVVAMTEGLVSVMAPFVCIVISYLRILIMVLKIPSAAGKCKAFSTCSSHVTVVTLFYGSICCVYFQPLSSYTVKDGIVTVNYTVLTPMLNPFIYSLRNKGMKQGLEKLISRIKFQMNRLSTTNSNKICGA; via the coding sequence ATGGGGATGTCCAACCTAACAAGACTCCCTGAATTCATCCTCTTGGGACTCTCTTCTCACCCTGAGGACCAGAAACCACTCTTTGCCCTCTTTCTCATCATGTACCTGGTCACTTTGATGGGAAATCTGCTCATCATCTTGGCTATCCGCTCTGATCCTCAGCTCCAAAACCCAATGTATTTCTTCCTGAGCATCTTGTCCTTTGCTGATATTTGCTACACAACAGTTATAATCCCCAAGATGTTAGTGAACTTTTTATCAGAGAAAAAGACCATTTCCTATGCTGAATGTCTGGTTCAGATGTATTTCTTCCTAGTCTTTGGAAACATGGACAGTTACCTCCTGGCAGCCATGGCCATTGACCGCTATGTAGCTATCTGCAACCCCTTGCACTATGTCACTGTTATGAACCATGGACACTGCATGTTGCTACTGGCCTTCTCCACagctttctcctgccttcactcccTCCTGCATGTCCTCCTGGTGAATCGGCTCACTTTTTGTGCATCAAATGTTATCCATCACTTTTTCTGTGATGTCAACCCTGTTCTGAAGCTGGCCTGCTCTTCTACCTCTGTCAATGAAGTTGTCGCCATGACAGAAGGGCTGGTTTCTGTGATGGCCCCATTTGTCTGCATCGTCATCTCTTACCTGAGAATCCTCATTATGGTCCTCAAAATTCCCTCAGCTGCTGGAAAAtgcaaagccttctccacctgcagcTCCCATGTCACTGTGGTGACTCTCTTTTATGGGAGTATTTGCTGTGTCTATTTCCAGCCATTGTCCAGCTACACTGTCAAAGATGGAATAGTAACGGTCAACTACACTGTGCTGACACCAATGTTGAACCCATTTATCTACAGTTTAAGAAACAAAGGCATGAAACAGGGCTTAGAGAAATTGATAAGCAGGATTAAGTTTCAAATGAATAGGCTTTCCACTACAAATTCCAACAAAATTTGTGGAGCCTGA
- the LOC133256572 gene encoding olfactory receptor 1L1 has protein sequence MGRTNITRPTEFILLGLSSRPEDQKPLFVMFLPIYLITMIGNLLIILTIRSDTRLQTPMYFFLSVLSFVDICYVTVIIPKMLANFLSKTKTISYGECLTQMYFFIAFGNTDSYLLAAMAIDRYVAICNPLHYFTIMNHRRCVLLLVLSFCIPHLHSLLHILLTNQLVFCASNVIHHFFCDDQPVLKLSCSSHFVKEITVMTEGLAIIMTPFSCIIISYLRIFITVLKIPSAAGKYKAFSTCGSHLTVVTLFYGSISYVYFKPQSNYTVKDRIATVVYTILTPMLNPFIYSLRNKDMKQGLMKLMHRVKGQ, from the coding sequence ATGGGAAGAACTAACATAACACGGCCCACCGAATTCATCCTCCTGGGACTCTCCTCTCGACCTGAAGATCAGAAGCCACTCTTTGTAATGTTTCTCCCCATCTACCTCATCACAATGATAggaaacctgctcatcatcctgACCATCCGCTCAGACACTCGCCTCCAGAcacccatgtactttttcctgaGTGTCCTCTCCTTTGTTGACATCTGCTATGTGACTGTCATCATCCCCAAGATGCTAGCAAACTTCTTATCAAAGACAAAGACAATCTCTTATGGTGAGTGTTTGACTCAGATGTACTTCTTTATTGCTTTTGGAAATACAGACAGTTACCTCCTGGCAGCCATGGCCattgaccgctatgtggccatctgcaacccCCTCCACTACTTCACCATCATGAACCACAGACGCTGTGTCTTGCTCCTGGTCCTCTCCTTCTGCATTCCACACCTCCACTCTCTCTTGCATATTCTCTTGACCAACCAACTCgtcttctgtgcttccaatgtcATTCATCACTTTTTCTGTGATGACCAGCCAGTGCTAAAATTGTCCTGTTCCTCCCATTTTGTCAAGGAAATCACAGTCATGACAGAAGGATTAGCCATCATAATGACCCCCTTTTCATGCATCATCATCTCTTATTTGAGAATTTTCATTACTGTTCTGAAGATCCCGTCAGCTGCTGGGAAGTACAAAGCATTTTCCACCTGTGGCTCTCATCTCACAGTGGTGACCCTGTTTTATGGAAGCATCAGCTATGTCTATTTCAAGCCCCAGTCCAACTATACAGTCAAAGATAGAATAGCAACAGTTGTCTACACCATATTGACTCCAATGCTAAACCCATTTATCTATAGCCTAAGAAACAAAGACATGAAGCAGGGCTTGATGAAACTCATGCACAGAGTGAAAGGTCAATAA
- the LOC133256571 gene encoding olfactory receptor 1L1-like has translation MRWDNISSPSEFILLGLSSRPEDQKPLFVLFVTIYLVTLMGNLIIILAIYSDIHLQTPMYFFLKSLSFVDICYTTVIIPKMLINFLSEAKTILYSECMTQAYFCLSFGNVDSYVLGAMAIDRYVAICKPFHYITIMSYKCCVLLLIISLTIPFLHSLLHVHLLNQLTFCASNIIHHFFCELKAMLKLSCSSTYVNEIVIKTEGLSVVMAPFMCIIISYLRILTTVLKIPSTAGKYKAFSTCGSHLTMVSLFYGSISYVYLQPLNSYTVKDRIATVIYTMLTSMLNPFIYSLRNKDLKQGLGKLIGRIKSQ, from the coding sequence atgagatgGGACAACATATCAAGTCCTTCTGAGTTTATCCTACTGGGGCTCTCCTCTAGGCCTGAGGACCAGAAGCCTCTATTTGTCCTCTTTGTTACTATCTACCTGGTCACTCTGATGGGAAACCTGATCATTATCCTGGCCATCTATTCAGATATTCATTTACagacccccatgtacttctttctgAAAAGCCTGTCCTTTGTTGATATTTGCTACACAACAGTTATTATTCCAAAGATGCTGATAAACTTCTTATCAGAGGCAAAGACCATCCTCTATAGTGAGTGCATGACCCAGGCATACTTCTGCCTCTCCTTTGGAAATGTAGATAGTTATGTCCTAGGGGCCATGGCCATTGACCGCTACGTGGCCATATGCAAACCCTTTCATTACATCACCATCATGAGCTATAAATGTTGTGTCCTTCTACTGATAATCTCCCTCACCATCCCATTTCTTCATTCACTCCTTCATGTCCACTTGCTGAATCAACTCACCTTCTGTGCCTCCAACATTATCCatcatttcttctgtgaactCAAGGCAATGCTGAAGTTGTCCTGCTCATCTACATATGTCAATGAGATAGTGATAAAGACAGAAGGACTGTCTGTGGTGATGGCCCCCTTTATGTGCATCATTATCTCTTATCTGAGGATTCTCACCACTGTTCTGAAGATCCCTTCAACTGCCGGGAAGTACAAGGCCTTCTCTACCTGTGGTTCCCACCTCACCATGGTGAGCCTGTTTTATGGGAGCATCAGCTATGTCTATCTCCAACCTCTGAACAGCTACACCGTCAAGGATCGGATAGCAACAGTCATCTACACTATGTTAACTTCCATGCTGAACCCTTTCATCTACAGTCTGAGAAACAAAGATTTGAAACAGGGTTTGGGGAAACTGATAGGTAGGATAAAGTCACAGTGA